The following coding sequences are from one Wenzhouxiangella sp. AB-CW3 window:
- the lexA gene encoding transcriptional repressor LexA, protein MELTARQREILAFIEQRMDQDGMPPTRAEIVDHFGFASPNAAQCHLRALAARGAIELRPGTARGIVPVRSGRPTVRDALTLPVIGRVAAGSPLLAVENREDEVRVDPGLFQPRPDYLLRVQGNSMTGAGIEDGDLLVVHRTPEARSGQIVVARIDNEVTVKRLQRRGRGIRLQAENPDYDDLRVTQVHDIAIEGLAVGVIRKQITRNQSG, encoded by the coding sequence ATGGAGCTGACCGCTAGACAACGCGAGATACTGGCGTTCATCGAGCAGCGCATGGATCAGGACGGCATGCCGCCGACCCGTGCCGAGATCGTCGATCATTTCGGATTCGCATCACCCAATGCCGCCCAGTGCCACCTGAGGGCCCTGGCCGCCCGGGGTGCCATTGAGCTGCGCCCCGGCACCGCGCGCGGCATCGTCCCGGTGCGCTCGGGCCGGCCAACCGTCCGCGACGCACTCACCCTGCCGGTCATTGGTCGCGTTGCCGCGGGTTCACCACTATTGGCGGTGGAGAACCGCGAGGATGAAGTACGCGTTGATCCGGGACTGTTTCAACCCCGCCCCGACTACCTGTTGCGCGTTCAGGGCAACAGCATGACCGGAGCCGGCATAGAGGATGGCGACCTGCTGGTCGTGCACCGTACCCCCGAAGCCCGCAGCGGACAGATCGTAGTCGCACGCATCGACAACGAGGTCACGGTCAAGCGCTTGCAGCGCCGTGGCCGGGGCATTCGCCTGCAAGCCGAGAACCCGGACTACGACGACCTCCGCGTCACACAGGTACATGATATTGCGATCGAGGGCCTGGCGGTGGGCGTGATCCGCAAGCAGATCACGCGGAATCAGTCAGGCTGA
- a CDS encoding amidohydrolase: MVQHRDEIDLALIQADLFWQDPESNRAHLARLMDRQPGCDLYVLPETFTTGFLGDIGQPAEDMDGPSVQWMQEQARARRAALCGSLVIESEPGQRRNRMVFVTPEGSRWFYDKRHRFAYGGEDERYVAGERPTVVEWLGWRIDLQVCYDLRFPVWCRNDRDFDLQLYVANWPAPRADHWRSLLKARAIENQAYVVGVNRSGVDGNDIPYPGCSVAWSMEGQLLLELGAPENVARVRLQRSPLRDYRRQFAFLGDADRFSLTDQPD, encoded by the coding sequence ATGGTCCAGCATCGTGATGAAATAGATCTGGCACTGATCCAGGCGGATCTGTTCTGGCAGGATCCTGAAAGCAACCGTGCGCATCTGGCCCGATTGATGGATCGTCAGCCCGGTTGCGATCTGTATGTTCTGCCTGAAACCTTCACCACGGGTTTTCTGGGGGATATCGGGCAGCCGGCCGAGGACATGGACGGGCCGAGCGTGCAGTGGATGCAGGAGCAGGCACGTGCCCGCCGGGCCGCACTGTGCGGCAGCCTGGTCATCGAGAGCGAGCCGGGGCAGCGCCGCAACCGCATGGTCTTTGTCACGCCCGAGGGCAGCCGCTGGTTCTACGACAAGCGTCATCGCTTTGCCTACGGTGGCGAGGATGAGCGCTATGTCGCGGGCGAACGGCCAACCGTGGTCGAATGGCTGGGCTGGCGCATCGACCTGCAGGTCTGCTATGACCTGCGCTTTCCGGTCTGGTGTCGCAACGACCGGGACTTCGATCTGCAACTGTACGTGGCCAACTGGCCGGCGCCCCGTGCCGATCACTGGCGCAGCCTGCTCAAGGCCCGTGCCATCGAAAACCAAGCCTACGTGGTGGGGGTCAATCGCAGCGGTGTCGATGGCAATGACATTCCCTACCCGGGCTGTTCGGTGGCCTGGTCGATGGAGGGGCAGCTCCTGCTGGAACTCGGCGCCCCGGAAAACGTGGCCAGGGTTCGTCTCCAACGGTCGCCGCTCAGAGACTATCGTCGTCAGTTCGCCTTCCTGGGTGATGCCGATCGTTTTTCGCTGACCGATCAGCCTGACTGA
- a CDS encoding ferritin-like domain-containing protein, whose translation MPLSTPSTRADTALEDWSLARSALAEADPERKCRLVDELAERIASGQWAPRDPGPPGLLPSGRPGRPRLISPRDLPRRRLGTVEGRIALVHAIAHIEFNAINLGLDAALRFDGMPDEYYRDWLRVAHDEARHFRMLRERLIELGSDYGELDAHNGLWDMAEKTAHDVLVRMALVPRVLEARGLDVTPGMIDRLRQVDDSKTVALLEVILEEEEAHVAIGSRWFRHCCQERGVDPDPTFESLLKQYFADQLRGPFNLPARRRAGFTEPELDRLQALGS comes from the coding sequence ATGCCCTTGTCGACGCCATCAACAAGAGCTGATACAGCCCTCGAGGATTGGTCGCTGGCCCGCAGCGCGCTGGCCGAGGCCGATCCCGAGCGGAAGTGCCGTCTGGTCGATGAACTGGCCGAGCGGATTGCGTCGGGGCAATGGGCCCCGCGCGATCCCGGACCACCGGGCCTGCTGCCCAGCGGCCGGCCCGGACGACCGCGCCTGATCAGTCCACGCGACCTTCCACGCCGCCGCCTCGGCACAGTGGAAGGCCGGATTGCCCTGGTGCATGCCATCGCGCATATCGAGTTCAATGCCATCAATCTCGGGCTGGATGCCGCCCTGAGGTTCGACGGCATGCCGGATGAGTATTACCGCGACTGGCTGCGGGTGGCCCATGACGAGGCCCGTCACTTTCGCATGCTTCGCGAGCGCTTGATTGAGCTGGGTTCGGACTACGGTGAGCTCGACGCCCACAATGGTCTCTGGGACATGGCCGAGAAAACCGCCCATGATGTCCTGGTTCGCATGGCACTGGTACCGCGCGTACTTGAGGCCCGGGGCCTTGATGTAACCCCGGGCATGATTGATCGACTGCGCCAGGTCGACGATTCAAAAACCGTAGCGCTGCTCGAGGTCATCCTCGAGGAAGAAGAGGCGCATGTGGCCATCGGCAGTCGCTGGTTCCGTCACTGCTGCCAGGAGCGCGGGGTTGATCCCGACCCGACTTTTGAATCGCTCCTCAAGCAGTACTTCGCCGACCAGTTGCGTGGGCCGTTCAACCTGCCGGCACGCCGCCGGGCCGGCTTCACAGAGCCCGAACTCGATCGCCTGCAGGCCTTGGGGAGCTGA
- the icd gene encoding isocitrate dehydrogenase (NADP(+)), with product MGFQHVKLPETGDKVRVEDGRLVVSDQPILGYIEGDGIGADITPACMKVWDAAVEKAYGGKRKVHWAELYLGEKAAGIYDGDYFPQETLDAIKELNVAIKGPLTTPVGEGFRSLNVSLRQSLDLYACVRPVKWYEGVPSPLKKPHEVDAVIFRENTEDVYCGLEYESGTPENEKLAKFLREEMGADFFEGAGIGIKPISAYGTKRLVSKAIQYAIDNNRKSVTLVHKGNIMKFTEGAFRKWGYEVAAEEFGDVTITEDELWDKYDGKQPEGKIVIKDRIADIMFQLMLLRPAEFDVLATMNLNGDYLSDSLAAEVGGMGIAPGANMADHVAVFEATHGTAPKYAGQDKVNPSSLMFSGCMMFDYIGWPEVTKLIEDAFEKVVGEKVVTYDFARLIDGATKVPTSGFADALVDAINKS from the coding sequence ATGGGATTTCAGCATGTGAAGCTGCCCGAAACGGGTGACAAGGTTCGCGTCGAAGATGGTCGGCTCGTTGTCAGCGACCAGCCCATTCTGGGTTATATCGAGGGCGACGGCATTGGTGCCGACATCACGCCGGCCTGCATGAAGGTCTGGGATGCCGCGGTCGAAAAGGCCTACGGTGGCAAGCGCAAGGTGCACTGGGCAGAGCTCTACCTGGGTGAGAAGGCCGCCGGCATTTATGACGGCGACTACTTTCCGCAGGAAACCCTGGACGCCATCAAGGAACTCAACGTTGCCATCAAGGGGCCGCTGACCACGCCGGTGGGCGAGGGCTTCCGTTCCCTCAACGTGTCTCTCCGGCAGTCGCTGGATCTCTATGCCTGCGTGCGTCCGGTCAAGTGGTATGAGGGTGTACCATCGCCGCTGAAGAAGCCGCACGAGGTCGATGCAGTCATCTTCCGTGAAAACACCGAAGACGTGTACTGCGGTCTGGAGTACGAGTCGGGGACGCCGGAAAACGAGAAGTTGGCGAAGTTCCTGCGCGAGGAAATGGGCGCCGACTTCTTCGAGGGCGCCGGCATTGGCATCAAGCCGATCTCGGCTTACGGCACCAAGCGCCTGGTCAGCAAGGCCATCCAGTACGCCATCGACAACAACCGCAAGTCGGTCACCCTGGTGCACAAGGGCAACATCATGAAGTTCACCGAAGGGGCCTTCCGCAAGTGGGGTTATGAAGTCGCCGCCGAAGAGTTCGGTGACGTCACCATCACCGAAGACGAGTTGTGGGACAAGTACGACGGCAAGCAGCCCGAAGGCAAGATCGTGATCAAGGATCGCATCGCCGACATCATGTTCCAGCTCATGTTGCTGCGCCCGGCCGAGTTCGATGTACTCGCCACCATGAACCTCAACGGTGACTATCTCTCTGATTCACTGGCCGCCGAAGTTGGTGGCATGGGCATTGCGCCGGGAGCCAATATGGCCGACCACGTGGCCGTGTTCGAGGCCACTCACGGTACGGCACCGAAGTATGCCGGTCAGGACAAGGTCAATCCTTCGTCGCTGATGTTCTCGGGCTGCATGATGTTCGACTACATCGGCTGGCCGGAAGTCACGAAGCTGATCGAGGATGCTTTCGAGAAGGTGGTCGGCGAGAAAGTCGTGACCTATGACTTCGCCCGCCTGATCGATGGCGCCACCAAGGTTCCGACCAGCGGCTTTGCCGATGCCCTTGTCGACGCCATCAACAAGAGCTGA
- a CDS encoding transketolase C-terminal domain-containing protein — translation MTASPNARNINRAEVIDQQFLDHLAAIEDGRVPVSDCPGLPNADLLEMFDSQLVSRQIDLMARIKRGENKVFYTIGSSGHEGNAMLGRLTRHTDPAFLHYRSGAFVAERYRKVEDMDFVRDTCLSFAAAKADPASGGRHKVWGSRPLWVLPQTSTIASHLPKALGTALAIARGGRGQHELPVPGDAIAVCSFGDASLNHATAQSAINSAAWSRHQNLPVPLLMVCEDNGIGISVPTPARWVAESMSKRHGISYHYADGLDLAAGWPVVERAVSECRERRRPVFLHLRTTRLMGHAGTDFEIEYRPAAELEADEKADPLLRSAELIVARGLMTPGQIRSRYQALHQRCLDEADQADGAGRLNTLEEVVAPLAPLSRRDVIEAASRQVPEAARIDIFGSEAMLPEQRPPRHLAIQINQALTDLMVQYPEALVFGEDVARKGGVYTVTRGLSSRFGGHRVFNTLLDETTILGLAQGLGSMGYLPIPEIQYLAYFHNACDQIRGEACSLQYFSNGQFRNPMVMRIASLGYQKGFGGHFHNDNGIAALRDIPGLVIGCPSRGDDAAMMLRTMTALAHVDGRISAFLEPIALYMTKDLHEKDDGLWNFPYPPPGQCLTPWQARVYNEESEDVLVITYGNGVPMALRCARQMAQEYEVGVRVMDLRWLKPMDRRSMARHAAECSAVVVFDEGRPDGGMGEAVVTALVEAGVADRRVVRITGVDCYVPLGAAANLVLASENQLLEACRRVIT, via the coding sequence ATGACCGCATCACCCAACGCCCGCAACATCAACCGCGCCGAGGTCATTGACCAGCAGTTTCTCGATCATCTGGCTGCCATCGAAGACGGTCGGGTGCCCGTGTCCGACTGTCCGGGCCTGCCCAATGCGGATTTGCTGGAGATGTTCGACAGCCAGCTCGTGTCGCGCCAGATCGATCTCATGGCTCGCATCAAGCGTGGCGAGAACAAGGTGTTTTACACCATCGGCTCGTCCGGGCATGAAGGCAATGCGATGCTTGGCCGACTGACCCGCCATACCGATCCGGCGTTTCTGCATTACCGCTCCGGTGCGTTCGTGGCCGAGCGCTATCGCAAGGTCGAGGACATGGACTTTGTCCGCGATACCTGCCTGTCCTTTGCCGCTGCCAAGGCCGATCCGGCCTCGGGCGGGCGTCACAAGGTCTGGGGTAGCCGACCGCTCTGGGTGCTGCCGCAGACATCAACCATTGCCAGTCACCTGCCCAAAGCGCTGGGCACGGCCCTGGCCATCGCGCGCGGCGGCCGCGGTCAGCACGAGTTGCCGGTGCCCGGTGACGCTATTGCGGTCTGCAGTTTTGGTGATGCCAGTCTCAACCATGCCACGGCTCAGTCGGCCATCAACAGTGCGGCCTGGAGTCGCCATCAGAACCTGCCGGTGCCGCTGCTGATGGTGTGCGAGGACAACGGTATCGGTATTTCCGTGCCCACCCCGGCGCGCTGGGTGGCCGAGAGCATGTCGAAGCGGCATGGCATCAGCTATCACTATGCCGATGGCCTGGATCTGGCCGCGGGCTGGCCGGTGGTCGAGCGGGCGGTCAGCGAGTGTCGCGAGCGGCGCAGGCCGGTGTTCCTGCACTTGAGAACCACCCGCTTGATGGGGCATGCCGGAACCGATTTCGAGATCGAGTACCGGCCGGCGGCCGAACTGGAGGCCGATGAGAAAGCCGACCCGTTGCTGCGTTCGGCCGAGCTGATCGTGGCGCGCGGACTGATGACGCCCGGGCAGATCAGAAGCCGATACCAGGCGCTGCATCAGCGCTGTCTGGATGAGGCGGATCAGGCCGACGGCGCGGGCCGACTGAATACGCTGGAAGAAGTTGTCGCACCGCTTGCGCCGCTGTCGCGCCGTGATGTCATCGAGGCCGCATCCAGGCAGGTGCCCGAAGCGGCGCGTATCGATATCTTCGGCAGCGAGGCGATGCTGCCGGAGCAGCGCCCCCCGCGTCACCTGGCCATACAGATCAACCAGGCGCTCACCGACCTGATGGTTCAGTACCCGGAGGCGCTGGTTTTCGGCGAGGATGTCGCGCGCAAGGGCGGGGTGTATACCGTCACCCGCGGATTGTCCAGTCGTTTCGGGGGGCACCGCGTGTTCAATACGCTGCTGGACGAGACCACGATTCTCGGTCTGGCCCAGGGGCTGGGGAGCATGGGTTACCTGCCGATTCCCGAGATCCAGTACCTGGCTTATTTCCACAATGCCTGTGACCAGATACGTGGCGAGGCCTGTTCGCTGCAGTACTTCTCCAATGGCCAGTTCCGCAACCCGATGGTGATGCGAATTGCCAGCCTGGGGTATCAGAAGGGCTTTGGCGGTCACTTCCACAATGACAATGGCATTGCCGCCCTGCGCGACATTCCCGGCCTGGTCATTGGCTGCCCCTCGCGCGGCGATGATGCGGCCATGATGCTCAGAACGATGACGGCCCTGGCTCATGTCGACGGACGAATATCGGCGTTTCTCGAGCCGATCGCGCTGTATATGACCAAGGACCTGCACGAGAAAGATGACGGCTTGTGGAACTTTCCCTATCCGCCGCCCGGCCAGTGCCTGACTCCCTGGCAGGCGCGCGTCTACAACGAGGAATCCGAGGACGTCCTGGTCATCACCTATGGCAACGGTGTACCCATGGCCTTGCGTTGCGCCCGCCAGATGGCACAGGAATACGAAGTCGGTGTGCGTGTGATGGATCTGCGCTGGCTCAAGCCCATGGATCGTCGTTCCATGGCCCGGCATGCGGCAGAATGCTCGGCGGTGGTCGTGTTCGACGAAGGACGGCCCGATGGTGGCATGGGCGAGGCCGTGGTCACCGCGCTGGTTGAGGCCGGTGTGGCCGACCGTCGCGTCGTACGCATCACGGGTGTCGATTGCTATGTGCCCCTGGGCGCAGCCGCCAATCTCGTCCTGGCCAGCGAAAACCAGTTGCTGGAGGCCTGCAGGCGAGTCATTACCTGA
- a CDS encoding acyl-CoA dehydrogenase family protein yields the protein MPLRPLDPADLFEINDLLSEEEKMIRDSVARFVDERALPLIPKCFDEGRFPAELIPEIAELGLLGSSLEGYGCAGLNAVSYGLICQELERCDSGLRSFVSVQSSLCMYPIHAFGSEEQKQRWLPDMAAGKVIGCFGLTEPHGGSDPSNMKTRARRDGDDWVLNGAKMWITNGSIADIAIVWASTDDGVQGFVVEKGFQGYQARDIKAKMSLRASVTSELFFDNVRVPDANRLPGVKGLKGPLSCLSQARYGITWGPIGAAIACLKETLDYCQERELFGRPVAATQSAQVKLADMARRITAAQLMSWRLGRLKDEDRVHPTQISLAKWNNVRMAMDIARECRDLLGGAGITLEHSPIRHMLNLESVITYEGTETVHQLVVGRELTGLNAF from the coding sequence ATGCCCCTGCGTCCCCTCGACCCGGCTGATCTGTTTGAAATCAATGACCTGCTGTCCGAAGAGGAGAAGATGATCCGCGACAGCGTGGCGCGATTCGTCGATGAACGCGCATTGCCGCTGATACCGAAGTGCTTCGATGAAGGCCGGTTTCCCGCCGAACTTATTCCGGAGATCGCCGAACTCGGCCTGCTGGGCTCCAGCCTGGAAGGCTACGGATGCGCCGGACTCAACGCGGTCAGCTACGGCCTGATCTGCCAGGAGCTGGAGCGCTGCGATTCCGGTCTGCGCAGTTTCGTATCGGTACAGTCGTCGCTTTGCATGTATCCGATTCATGCCTTTGGTTCCGAGGAGCAGAAGCAGCGCTGGTTGCCCGACATGGCGGCCGGCAAGGTGATTGGCTGTTTCGGGCTGACCGAGCCGCACGGGGGGTCGGACCCCTCGAACATGAAGACCCGCGCCCGTCGGGACGGGGATGACTGGGTGCTCAACGGCGCCAAGATGTGGATTACCAACGGCAGCATTGCCGATATCGCCATCGTCTGGGCGAGTACGGATGACGGGGTGCAGGGCTTTGTCGTCGAGAAGGGTTTTCAGGGTTATCAGGCCCGCGACATCAAGGCCAAGATGTCGTTGCGCGCCTCGGTGACTTCCGAGCTGTTCTTCGACAATGTCCGCGTGCCCGATGCCAACCGCTTGCCGGGCGTGAAGGGGCTCAAGGGGCCGCTGTCATGCCTCAGCCAGGCCCGATACGGCATTACCTGGGGTCCGATCGGCGCTGCCATTGCCTGCCTGAAAGAAACCCTGGACTACTGCCAGGAGCGGGAACTGTTCGGCCGTCCGGTCGCCGCCACGCAGAGTGCACAGGTCAAGCTGGCCGACATGGCACGCCGTATTACGGCCGCGCAGCTCATGTCCTGGCGTCTGGGCCGGCTCAAGGACGAGGACCGGGTCCATCCCACCCAGATTTCTCTGGCCAAGTGGAACAACGTGCGCATGGCCATGGATATCGCCCGGGAGTGTCGCGACCTGCTCGGCGGCGCCGGCATTACCCTGGAACACTCTCCGATTCGCCACATGCTGAACCTGGAATCGGTGATTACCTACGAGGGGACCGAGACCGTGCACCAGTTGGTCGTTGGTCGAGAGTTGACCGGGCTGAACGCCTTTTAA
- a CDS encoding c-type cytochrome, whose amino-acid sequence MLKRMLVVAAVALFALPAQAERGDPERGAEIAYTCSGCHGIPHHVNVYPTYRVPKLGGQSYGYIVHSLKAYRSGERRHATMEAQANTLSDRDIHDVAAYFVSLTAEDNE is encoded by the coding sequence ATGCTGAAGCGAATGTTAGTTGTCGCGGCAGTGGCTCTGTTTGCCCTGCCGGCCCAGGCCGAGCGCGGAGACCCGGAACGTGGGGCGGAAATCGCCTACACCTGCTCCGGCTGCCACGGCATCCCGCATCACGTGAACGTGTACCCGACCTACCGGGTGCCCAAGCTTGGTGGGCAGAGCTATGGCTACATCGTCCACTCGCTCAAGGCCTATCGTTCAGGCGAACGCCGTCATGCCACCATGGAAGCCCAGGCCAACACGCTGTCGGACCGGGACATCCATGATGTCGCGGCCTATTTCGTCAGCCTGACCGCGGAGGACAACGAATGA
- a CDS encoding c-type cytochrome encodes MRRSILIAAAAALMLLAHNAQAGNPSRGLEISQDCQACHGRDGNLVPDDQTPRLAGQYEDYLIHALKAYRSGERENALMQGFAGDLSDQDIRDLAAWYSRQEGLKILRIR; translated from the coding sequence ATGAGACGCAGCATTCTGATTGCAGCCGCAGCGGCGCTCATGCTGCTGGCCCACAATGCCCAGGCAGGCAACCCCAGCCGCGGCCTGGAAATCTCGCAAGATTGCCAGGCCTGTCACGGCCGTGACGGCAACCTGGTGCCGGATGACCAGACCCCCCGCCTTGCCGGGCAATACGAGGATTACCTGATCCACGCGCTGAAGGCCTATCGTTCGGGTGAGCGCGAAAACGCCCTCATGCAAGGGTTCGCCGGCGATCTCAGCGATCAGGACATCCGCGACCTGGCCGCCTGGTATTCGCGCCAGGAAGGTCTGAAGATTTTGCGGATCAGGTGA
- a CDS encoding NifU family protein, with the protein MLTVTPAARDYFGKLLEQQPDDTHLRLRVINPGTPSADVELTYCPDGQQDVDDLAIDCQSFVLYVEQTSAATLDGAMIDFESNSMGGELNIRAPGLKGRQPPADAPIEERVSWVLDARVNPMVASHGGQVGLVEVTADNDVVLRFGGGCQGCGMIDVTLKQGIETTLRQEVPEVREVIDATDHASGENPYY; encoded by the coding sequence ATGCTCACCGTCACCCCCGCTGCCAGAGATTATTTCGGCAAGCTGCTCGAGCAGCAGCCCGACGACACTCACCTGCGCCTGCGCGTGATCAACCCGGGAACACCCAGCGCCGATGTGGAGCTGACCTACTGTCCGGATGGCCAGCAGGATGTTGACGACCTGGCGATCGACTGCCAGTCCTTCGTGCTCTACGTTGAGCAGACCAGTGCCGCGACGCTGGATGGCGCCATGATCGATTTCGAGTCCAACAGCATGGGTGGCGAGCTCAACATCCGGGCGCCCGGGCTCAAGGGGCGGCAGCCGCCGGCCGATGCACCCATCGAAGAGCGGGTCAGCTGGGTGCTGGATGCGCGCGTCAACCCGATGGTCGCTTCACATGGCGGGCAGGTCGGCCTGGTCGAAGTGACCGCCGACAACGACGTGGTGCTGCGCTTTGGCGGTGGCTGCCAGGGTTGCGGGATGATCGATGTGACCCTGAAGCAGGGCATCGAGACCACGCTGCGGCAGGAAGTGCCCGAGGTTCGCGAGGTGATCGACGCCACCGATCATGCCAGTGGCGAGAATCCGTATTATTGA
- a CDS encoding alpha/beta hydrolase — MNAEVRPLRPAPADPAGKVVQFVHDSSLLANNPLGDPPKRQHPVYLPPGYDEHSQRRYLVLWCLAAYTNAGPGQVNWRNHGEALPQRLDRLIAEQRMPPVIVVFPDCFTSLGGNQYVNTPAMGRYADYLVDELVPAIDRSFRTLASPEARGVFGKSSGGFGALHLAMARPGTFAGVACHAGDCGFDLVYRRDFPTCCDVLAAHDHDLEAFVRSFWRKNRPSGRDFHTLMTLCLAASYSPEPGAPLGLRLPFDLHTCELDEAVWQRWMAFDPVAAARDHSEALGDLAGLWIDAGRRDQYFIHYGTRQLHRVLGDLAVEHHFEEFDGTHSGIDWRYDYSLPWLCRRLKDGRGAGTS, encoded by the coding sequence ATGAATGCTGAGGTCCGTCCGTTGCGCCCGGCGCCGGCCGATCCTGCCGGCAAGGTCGTGCAGTTTGTCCATGATTCCAGCCTGTTGGCGAACAACCCGTTGGGTGATCCGCCAAAGCGCCAGCATCCGGTTTACCTGCCCCCCGGATATGATGAACACAGCCAGCGTCGTTACTTGGTGCTGTGGTGCCTGGCCGCTTATACCAATGCCGGTCCCGGCCAGGTCAACTGGCGCAACCACGGCGAGGCCCTTCCACAACGGCTCGATCGGCTGATTGCAGAGCAGCGGATGCCGCCGGTCATCGTGGTGTTTCCCGACTGCTTTACCAGCCTGGGTGGCAACCAGTACGTCAACACCCCGGCCATGGGCCGCTACGCCGACTACCTGGTCGACGAACTGGTCCCGGCCATTGACCGCTCATTCCGGACATTGGCCAGCCCCGAAGCCAGGGGTGTTTTCGGCAAGTCGTCCGGTGGCTTCGGCGCCCTGCATCTGGCCATGGCGCGGCCCGGCACATTTGCCGGCGTAGCGTGCCATGCCGGTGATTGCGGTTTTGACCTGGTCTACCGGCGCGACTTTCCGACCTGCTGTGATGTGCTGGCCGCCCACGATCACGACCTGGAGGCTTTCGTCAGATCGTTCTGGCGCAAGAATCGTCCTTCCGGCCGGGATTTTCACACCCTGATGACTCTCTGCCTTGCCGCCAGCTACTCGCCCGAGCCGGGCGCACCGCTTGGGCTGAGGCTGCCGTTCGACCTGCACACCTGTGAGCTCGACGAGGCAGTGTGGCAGCGCTGGATGGCGTTCGATCCGGTGGCGGCGGCCAGGGATCACTCCGAAGCGTTGGGCGACCTTGCCGGTCTGTGGATCGATGCCGGTCGCCGAGACCAGTACTTCATTCACTATGGCACCCGTCAGCTTCACCGGGTCCTCGGGGACTTGGCAGTCGAGCATCACTTCGAGGAATTCGATGGCACCCACTCCGGGATCGACTGGCGCTACGATTACTCCCTGCCGTGGCTTTGTCGCCGCTTGAAAGATGGGCGCGGTGCCGGCACATCCTGA